In Geminocystis sp. NIES-3708, a single window of DNA contains:
- a CDS encoding GNAT family N-acetyltransferase produces the protein MTIIIRNLKPDDYEPIIMVVNKWWNGRQMSQMLPKLFFTHFNKTSFILEKEKKIIGFLIGFLSQTNLEEAYVHFIGIDPSFRGQGLGNLLYQNFFQIVKKFHCKQVKCVTSPVNYNSIAFHLHLGFQIETGNAIKDDISYFLNYDGHEEHRVLFIKYI, from the coding sequence ATGACTATTATAATTCGTAATCTTAAACCTGATGATTATGAACCGATTATTATGGTGGTAAATAAATGGTGGAATGGACGACAGATGAGTCAGATGTTACCTAAACTTTTTTTTACTCACTTTAATAAAACCAGTTTTATTCTTGAAAAAGAGAAAAAAATAATTGGATTTTTAATCGGTTTTTTATCCCAAACTAATTTAGAAGAAGCATATGTTCATTTTATTGGTATTGATCCAAGTTTTAGAGGACAAGGTTTAGGAAATTTACTTTATCAAAACTTTTTTCAAATAGTTAAAAAATTCCATTGTAAACAAGTTAAATGTGTCACATCTCCAGTTAATTATAATTCAATTGCGTTTCATTTACATTTAGGCTTTCAAATAGAGACAGGAAATGCAATAAAAGATGATATTTCTTATTTTCTTAACTATGATGGACATGAAGAACATCGAGTATTATTTATTAAATATATTTAG
- a CDS encoding peroxiredoxin, with amino-acid sequence MSNQPNIPSDFLRTIPDNLPIPINDNACCHLTGLLLPNINLNSTSGNTVNLSQISGLVVIYCYPMTGKPNQTLPEGWILIPGAAGCTPQSCSFRDHYQELIDLNVTVFGISTQSTNDQSEAVNRLHLPFELLSDISLIFANILKLPMFEVEGRQLLKRVTLIAKEGKILKYFYPVFPPDKNIDDVILWLREEKLE; translated from the coding sequence ATGTCAAATCAACCGAATATTCCTTCAGATTTTCTGCGTACAATTCCTGATAATCTACCTATTCCCATAAATGATAACGCTTGTTGTCACTTAACAGGTTTATTATTACCTAACATAAACCTAAATTCCACATCTGGAAACACAGTCAATCTTTCTCAAATTAGTGGTTTAGTAGTCATTTATTGTTATCCGATGACAGGTAAACCGAATCAAACTCTTCCCGAAGGATGGATTTTAATTCCGGGGGCGGCTGGTTGTACACCTCAATCATGTTCCTTTCGAGATCATTATCAAGAATTGATAGACTTAAATGTAACTGTCTTTGGAATTAGCACTCAATCTACAAATGATCAATCAGAAGCAGTTAATCGTCTTCATCTCCCTTTTGAACTTTTAAGCGATATTTCTTTGATTTTTGCGAATATACTTAAACTACCGATGTTTGAAGTAGAAGGAAGACAACTTCTCAAGCGTGTAACCCTAATTGCTAAAGAGGGTAAAATCCTCAAGTATTTTTATCCTGTCTTTCCCCCAGACAAAAATATAGACGATGTTATACTTTGGCTGAGAGAAGAAAAACTTGAATAA
- a CDS encoding HU family DNA-binding protein: protein MNKGELVDAVAAKADVTKKQADTVISAVVESIMEAVSSGDKVTLVGFGSFESRDRKAREGRNPKTGEKMEIPATKVPAFSAGKLFKERVAPPKS from the coding sequence ATGAACAAAGGCGAATTAGTAGATGCAGTAGCGGCTAAGGCAGATGTTACTAAAAAACAAGCTGACACCGTTATCAGTGCCGTAGTAGAGTCTATTATGGAAGCGGTTTCTTCTGGTGATAAAGTAACCTTAGTCGGTTTTGGTTCTTTTGAAAGTCGTGACAGAAAAGCCCGTGAAGGACGTAACCCCAAAACTGGTGAAAAAATGGAAATTCCAGCCACAAAAGTTCCTGCTTTTTCTGCTGGTAAACTTTTTAAAGAAAGAGTTGCACCTCCTAAGTCTTAA
- the cobD gene encoding threonine-phosphate decarboxylase CobD, producing MFRPTHGGNLDWAISLVNCPPSAIIDFSASINPLGPPDSAIAAIHEGVSLLQNYPNPDYPQFCEAISNHHHIEIDWVLPSNGAAELLTWVGWEAHHLDGVLLPSPCFADYKRALATFNLPYQFYNLEDLETGLNHHKNFALLINNPHNPTGKLWSKNTLKPYLQEFPLVIVDEAFMDFLSPQKQETLIDLVKDYDNLIILRSLTKFYSLPGLRIGYGISNFERIKKWQKWRDPWSVNSLAVLAGIASLKDTNFQEKTWQWLQPTKTKLMQELDMIEGLKPFDSSANFILVKTKIPSTTLQLKLLTQEQILIRDCVSFPDLGEKYFRIAVKKDEQNRRLICGLKKIYGNI from the coding sequence TTGTTTAGACCAACTCACGGAGGAAATTTAGATTGGGCTATTAGTCTTGTTAATTGCCCTCCTTCCGCTATTATCGATTTTTCTGCTAGTATTAATCCTTTAGGACCTCCTGATAGTGCGATCGCAGCTATTCATGAAGGTGTTTCCCTATTACAAAATTATCCTAACCCCGACTATCCGCAGTTTTGTGAAGCCATCAGTAATCATCATCACATCGAAATCGATTGGGTTTTACCGAGTAATGGGGCGGCGGAATTGTTAACTTGGGTGGGATGGGAAGCTCATCACTTAGATGGAGTTTTGCTTCCTTCTCCTTGTTTTGCTGATTATAAAAGAGCGTTAGCAACCTTTAATCTTCCTTATCAATTTTATAATTTAGAAGATTTAGAAACAGGATTAAATCACCACAAAAATTTTGCCTTATTAATCAACAATCCCCATAATCCGACGGGCAAACTTTGGAGTAAAAATACTCTCAAGCCTTATTTACAAGAATTTCCTTTAGTGATCGTGGATGAAGCCTTTATGGACTTTTTATCACCACAAAAGCAAGAAACTTTAATAGACTTAGTTAAAGATTATGATAATTTAATAATTTTACGATCGCTGACTAAATTTTACAGTCTGCCAGGCTTAAGAATCGGTTATGGCATTAGTAACTTTGAGAGAATAAAAAAATGGCAAAAATGGCGAGATCCTTGGAGTGTAAACTCTCTAGCAGTTCTAGCTGGAATAGCTTCTTTAAAAGATACTAATTTTCAGGAAAAAACATGGCAGTGGTTACAACCTACCAAAACAAAATTAATGCAAGAGTTAGACATGATTGAAGGATTAAAACCCTTTGATAGTAGTGCTAACTTTATTTTAGTTAAAACAAAGATACCCAGCACAACATTACAATTAAAACTACTTACACAAGAACAAATTTTGATCCGTGACTGTGTTAGTTTTCCCGATTTAGGGGAAAAATATTTTCGGATTGCCGTCAAAAAAGACGAACAAAATCGGCGGTTAATCTGTGGATTAAAGAAAATTTATGGCAATATTTAA
- a CDS encoding DUF4327 family protein, with translation MKTLEKTATDYSIEMIKDEARHLVEAGTVSRHQPIYILCQYIPAREWVCVECELEQSDYLLRDQIGDLIACENWDND, from the coding sequence ATGAAAACTTTAGAAAAAACTGCAACGGATTACTCCATCGAGATGATTAAAGACGAAGCACGTCATTTAGTTGAAGCAGGAACAGTTAGTCGTCATCAACCAATATACATTCTTTGTCAATATATTCCTGCCAGAGAGTGGGTTTGTGTGGAGTGTGAATTAGAGCAGTCAGATTATCTTCTCAGAGATCAAATCGGTGACTTAATTGCCTGTGAAAATTGGGATAATGATTAA
- a CDS encoding glycoside hydrolase family 3 N-terminal domain-containing protein, with protein MMNTEKSTKTLSLREKIGQLIVVRTTGYIFDHQIRYPAWEATQSQLKKWLEELNLGGIILLGGSCAEIAYRTKQLQSWAKTPLFIAADIEEGVGQRFTGASWFPPPMALSKIAEDNLSLAKKYAQAMGNITAKEALAIGINWILAPITDVNNNPDNPVINVRAFGDNPQLVADLAEEFIDGCQSYPILSTAKHFPGHGDTSTDSHLDLPKISHHLQRLQNIELLPFQQAINKGVDSIMTAHLLVEALDSHNPATLSYSILTKLLRSQMKFQGLIVTDALIMGGVAKYASAEEIAVKAIQAGADILLMPENPEIAVNSIEKAIHNGILSEARIEESLARISQAKNKLFENPVSLSMNVISTSESTTIVNEVLRQSMSQGGNIPLKLTNRGINLVVVHDLLNCDFLDRQTPAVTIPESYGYKTQLFDHRNLHLAQYQEQPILLQAFIRGNPFLGNGGLTESTKIFYQKLLESDRLKGIIIYGSPYILEWFRKYLKSEIPWVFNYGQMSEAQSLSCQVLFGLSTNYDIDKGDFL; from the coding sequence ATGATGAATACAGAAAAATCAACAAAAACATTATCATTAAGGGAAAAAATTGGACAATTAATTGTTGTGCGCACAACAGGTTACATCTTTGATCATCAAATTCGCTATCCTGCATGGGAAGCCACCCAATCTCAACTAAAAAAATGGTTAGAAGAATTAAATCTCGGTGGCATTATTCTCCTAGGAGGTAGTTGTGCAGAAATTGCTTATCGTACTAAACAGTTACAATCTTGGGCAAAAACTCCTCTTTTCATTGCCGCCGATATTGAAGAAGGTGTCGGGCAAAGATTTACGGGTGCATCATGGTTTCCACCGCCTATGGCATTATCAAAAATTGCGGAAGATAACCTCTCATTAGCTAAAAAATACGCTCAAGCAATGGGTAATATCACTGCTAAAGAAGCTTTAGCTATCGGGATTAACTGGATTTTAGCACCCATAACTGATGTTAATAATAATCCTGATAATCCTGTGATTAATGTACGTGCTTTCGGGGATAATCCTCAATTAGTAGCAGATTTAGCCGAGGAATTTATTGACGGTTGCCAATCTTATCCTATATTAAGCACTGCGAAACATTTTCCAGGACATGGCGACACTTCTACTGATTCCCATTTAGACTTACCCAAAATTAGTCACCATTTACAGCGTTTGCAAAATATCGAATTATTACCTTTTCAACAGGCTATTAATAAAGGCGTTGATAGTATTATGACTGCTCATTTATTAGTTGAGGCTTTAGATTCTCATAATCCTGCTACCTTATCTTATTCCATCTTAACGAAATTGTTGCGATCGCAGATGAAGTTTCAAGGATTAATTGTGACAGATGCTTTGATTATGGGTGGTGTAGCAAAATACGCTTCTGCTGAAGAAATTGCCGTTAAAGCTATTCAAGCGGGGGCAGATATTCTCTTAATGCCTGAAAATCCCGAAATTGCGGTTAATTCTATCGAAAAAGCTATTCATAACGGTATTCTATCGGAGGCAAGAATTGAGGAGAGTTTAGCAAGAATTTCTCAAGCTAAGAATAAATTATTTGAAAATCCAGTTTCCCTTTCGATGAATGTTATTTCGACCTCTGAATCGACAACTATCGTAAATGAAGTTTTAAGGCAAAGCATGAGTCAAGGTGGAAATATACCTCTAAAATTGACCAATAGAGGAATAAATTTAGTAGTGGTACATGATTTGTTAAATTGTGATTTTCTTGATCGCCAAACTCCTGCGGTGACAATTCCTGAAAGTTATGGCTATAAAACTCAACTTTTTGATCATCGTAATTTACATCTAGCACAATATCAAGAGCAACCAATATTGTTACAGGCTTTTATTCGTGGAAATCCTTTCTTAGGTAATGGTGGTTTAACAGAATCAACAAAAATATTTTATCAAAAACTATTAGAAAGCGATCGCCTTAAAGGTATCATTATTTATGGTAGCCCATATATTTTAGAGTGGTTTAGAAAATACCTTAAATCCGAAATTCCTTGGGTATTTAATTATGGTCAAATGTCTGAAGCTCAAAGTTTATCCTGTCAAGTACTTTTTGGTTTATCAACAAATTATGACATTGATAAAGGTGATTTTTTGTAA
- a CDS encoding glycosyltransferase, with translation MKINWFSPLPPAKTDIANYTQRIIYYLQQKIDITLWTNQKEWNQELEKYTTVKYYQLDKMPWFELNQGDINIYHLGNNATFHGDIWKISQQSPGLVVLHDYKLQDFFYMLSADKNEYIEQMRRIYGEKGGKVARLFLNEYYSMEFIAENYPLTSLALKNALAVITHNRETYISLSQQNQWLTAYNPLPYINDDLRGNIEEKKTKIPYQLIIFGFIGRNRRLDVIFKSLAQFKHRDNFQLNIYGQLWDENYIRNQVEELGLESIVKIHGFVTDNELDSALSHADLAINLRYPTMGEASGSQLRIWNHSLPSLVTKIDWYGDLNPEAVAFIRYDSEIEDIHQHLQNFLDNPRKYQQMGIKGKQILKNDHNPQLYAQAIIDVAKQVCEYRHHSAVDRIVQRVAQELNYLNPNIPSNSNLTNISEVIEFITH, from the coding sequence ATGAAAATAAATTGGTTTTCTCCTCTACCACCAGCTAAAACAGATATTGCTAACTATACCCAGAGAATTATCTATTATTTACAGCAGAAAATAGATATAACTCTATGGACAAATCAAAAAGAGTGGAATCAAGAATTAGAAAAATATACCACAGTTAAATATTATCAATTAGATAAAATGCCTTGGTTTGAGTTGAATCAAGGAGATATTAATATCTATCATCTTGGTAATAATGCAACTTTTCACGGTGACATCTGGAAAATTAGTCAACAATCGCCGGGGTTAGTTGTTTTACATGACTATAAGCTACAAGATTTTTTTTATATGTTATCTGCTGATAAAAATGAATATATTGAACAAATGAGAAGGATTTATGGAGAAAAAGGTGGTAAAGTCGCTCGATTATTTCTTAATGAATATTATTCCATGGAATTTATTGCCGAAAATTATCCTTTAACATCTTTAGCTTTAAAAAATGCTTTAGCAGTCATTACCCACAATCGAGAGACTTATATTTCTTTATCTCAACAAAATCAATGGTTAACAGCATATAATCCCTTACCCTATATTAATGATGATTTGAGAGGAAATATTGAAGAAAAAAAAACAAAAATTCCTTATCAATTAATCATTTTCGGTTTTATTGGCAGAAATCGCCGTTTAGATGTCATTTTCAAAAGTTTAGCCCAATTTAAACATAGAGATAATTTTCAGCTAAATATTTATGGACAATTATGGGATGAAAATTATATTAGAAATCAAGTAGAAGAATTAGGATTAGAAAGTATTGTCAAAATTCATGGTTTTGTAACTGATAATGAATTAGATTCTGCCTTATCCCATGCCGATTTAGCCATTAATTTGCGTTACCCCACCATGGGAGAAGCTTCTGGTAGTCAATTACGTATTTGGAATCATAGCTTACCTTCCCTCGTTACTAAAATTGATTGGTATGGAGATTTAAACCCTGAAGCTGTTGCTTTTATTAGATATGACTCGGAAATTGAAGATATTCATCAACATTTACAAAACTTTCTCGATAATCCTCGTAAATATCAACAAATGGGAATAAAAGGAAAACAAATATTGAAAAATGATCATAATCCTCAATTATATGCCCAAGCCATTATTGATGTGGCAAAACAAGTTTGCGAATATAGACATCATTCAGCAGTTGATCGCATAGTTCAAAGAGTAGCACAAGAATTAAATTATCTTAATCCTAATATTCCCTCAAACTCAAATTTAACTAATATCAGTGAAGTTATCGAATTTATTACACATTAA
- a CDS encoding glycosyltransferase family 4 protein: protein MKIIVVSVNAPFVMGGAEIHADSLVNMLKEFGYEAELVTIPFKTYPNQRILDSMLMFRLLDITESSDRTIDLIIPLKFPAYLTPHPNKILWLLHQHRDAYDLWNNQICGLAQNADGQQIRDTIINADNNALAECRKIYANSQNVAKRLKKFNNFDSTPLYHPPKNAEEFYSHHSQSYFFFPSRLTKIKRQELVLNAMAKTHHEVKVIFAGSADDGKYDQQLKEISEKLGISHRTLFLNRISEKEKLKYYAECLGVIYPPLDEDYGYVTLEGMLSSKPVISCSDSGGPLEFITHQETGIITDSTPEALAEAMDQLWDNRNQSVVMGKNARKHYEGMNITWSNVIEKLTTI from the coding sequence ATGAAAATTATAGTTGTATCAGTAAATGCACCTTTTGTCATGGGAGGGGCTGAAATTCATGCAGATTCATTAGTGAATATGCTAAAAGAATTCGGTTATGAGGCGGAGTTGGTAACTATTCCTTTTAAAACTTATCCTAATCAAAGAATTTTGGATAGTATGTTAATGTTTCGGCTTTTAGATATTACAGAATCTAGTGATAGAACAATAGATCTAATTATTCCTCTTAAATTTCCAGCTTATTTAACTCCTCATCCGAATAAAATACTTTGGTTATTACATCAACATCGAGATGCTTATGACTTATGGAATAATCAAATATGTGGTTTAGCTCAAAATGCTGATGGGCAACAAATTCGAGATACGATTATTAATGCGGATAATAATGCTTTGGCCGAGTGTCGTAAAATATATGCTAATTCTCAAAATGTAGCGAAAAGATTGAAGAAATTTAACAATTTTGACTCTACTCCCCTTTATCACCCTCCCAAAAATGCAGAAGAATTTTATTCTCATCATTCTCAAAGTTATTTCTTTTTTCCCAGCCGTTTAACGAAAATAAAAAGACAAGAATTAGTTTTAAATGCTATGGCAAAAACTCATCACGAAGTCAAAGTGATTTTTGCTGGTAGTGCTGATGACGGAAAATATGATCAACAATTAAAAGAAATATCAGAAAAACTAGGAATATCTCATCGTACGCTTTTTTTAAATAGAATTTCTGAAAAAGAAAAACTTAAATATTATGCTGAGTGTTTAGGGGTAATTTATCCCCCCTTGGATGAAGATTATGGTTATGTAACTTTAGAAGGAATGTTATCTTCAAAACCTGTAATTAGTTGTAGTGACTCTGGAGGACCTTTAGAATTTATAACCCACCAAGAAACTGGAATTATCACTGATTCTACACCAGAAGCCTTAGCTGAAGCAATGGATCAATTATGGGATAATCGTAATCAATCAGTGGTGATGGGAAAAAATGCCAGAAAACACTATGAAGGGATGAATATAACTTGGTCAAATGTTATCGAAAAATTGACAACTATATGA
- a CDS encoding glycosyltransferase, with protein MSNNSIVSLTKSNHHKKRAIMSICSNNYFPYVRILFNSLLKYHPESKLFLCLADKQDSLFPLEIENITIIEAEKLNIPDFYDFAFRYDIMEFNTAVKPFMMQLLIEEYNFDQVVYLDPDIELFSPMESVFLALDNGSNFVITPHITKPSEENTYPGDIGVMQSGIYNLGFIAVNNSHQVINFLHWWGRKLRFYCVNEQHNGIFVDQKFVDLLPAFYDNVKILKDTNINVAYWNLLQRNLEKKEQSWFVDGQPLVFFHFSGININNNQRLSKHTNAFHGNLSEDLQELIDNYISKLKYYSFQNNIMPKYCYGNFTNGVFISTIIRQIYRKLKNVWYENPFLSFCDYLNQFNRSFNNNLSDFPLTNLMVFFWESRLDLQQSFNIFNNNKDRKRYTFWFLETAEENQFEYYFLQPILDKISGKLSHYKSLSFSQKKSQFPINVIGYLKTETGVGQAGRMVINSLQSVNINVKGYHIDNNFVRQNDFQVRDLLVSKINSPIHIYKVNADQLGIVQQEVKNYRNKPDFTINMPAWELSKFPQEWVANYGNIDEVWVESKFVQVALQAKLSLPVLFMPPAVVIGNVKAVNREYFNLPKDRFLFHFNFDFASFSSRKNPEAVITAYRKAFRHQKSDISTGLVIKTRGYDPDNKNYQKLLEIIEEEDDIIVINEYLNHSEVMALMNCCDCYVSLHCSEGFGYTLAEAMLLGKPVIATNYSGNCDFINQETGFPVDYKLVSLKPDEYPFAQGQKWAKPDLNHAAWIMQKIVENHSETQNIALAGQNKIAVDYSPINAGKRYIKRLQKLGLI; from the coding sequence ATGAGCAATAACTCTATTGTATCTTTAACAAAATCGAACCATCATAAAAAAAGAGCAATTATGAGTATTTGCTCTAACAATTATTTTCCTTATGTTAGAATATTATTTAATTCACTGCTAAAATATCATCCTGAATCTAAACTTTTTTTATGTTTAGCTGATAAACAAGATTCTCTCTTTCCTTTAGAAATAGAAAATATCACCATTATAGAAGCTGAAAAATTAAATATTCCTGATTTTTATGACTTTGCTTTTCGTTATGATATTATGGAATTTAATACTGCGGTAAAACCATTTATGATGCAGTTATTAATTGAAGAATATAATTTTGATCAAGTAGTTTATTTAGATCCTGACATTGAGCTATTTTCCCCGATGGAATCAGTATTTTTAGCCTTAGATAATGGTTCAAATTTTGTCATTACTCCTCACATTACTAAACCTTCAGAAGAAAACACTTATCCGGGGGATATTGGGGTAATGCAATCAGGAATTTATAATTTAGGATTTATTGCTGTAAATAATAGTCATCAAGTCATTAATTTTTTACATTGGTGGGGAAGAAAATTACGTTTTTATTGTGTAAATGAACAACATAATGGGATTTTTGTTGATCAAAAGTTTGTTGATTTGTTACCTGCATTTTATGATAATGTCAAAATTTTAAAAGATACTAATATTAATGTTGCTTATTGGAATTTATTACAAAGAAATTTAGAAAAAAAAGAGCAAAGTTGGTTCGTTGATGGACAACCTTTAGTATTCTTTCATTTTAGCGGTATAAATATTAATAATAATCAAAGATTATCAAAACATACTAATGCTTTTCATGGCAATTTATCTGAAGATTTACAAGAGTTAATTGATAATTATATCTCTAAACTTAAATATTATAGTTTTCAGAATAATATTATGCCTAAATATTGTTATGGTAATTTTACTAACGGTGTTTTTATTTCTACTATTATTAGGCAAATATATCGAAAATTAAAAAATGTTTGGTATGAAAATCCTTTCCTTTCTTTCTGTGATTACTTGAATCAATTTAATCGGAGTTTTAATAATAATTTATCAGATTTTCCCTTAACTAACTTGATGGTTTTTTTCTGGGAATCTCGCTTAGATTTGCAACAAAGTTTTAATATTTTTAATAATAATAAAGATAGAAAAAGATATACTTTTTGGTTTTTAGAAACAGCAGAAGAAAATCAATTTGAATATTATTTTTTACAACCAATTTTAGATAAGATTTCTGGTAAACTTAGTCATTATAAATCTCTTTCTTTTTCACAAAAAAAATCCCAGTTTCCCATCAATGTTATTGGTTATTTAAAAACTGAAACTGGTGTGGGACAAGCTGGTAGAATGGTTATTAATAGTTTACAGTCTGTCAATATCAACGTTAAAGGTTATCATATTGATAATAATTTTGTCCGTCAAAATGACTTTCAAGTACGTGATTTATTGGTGTCAAAAATTAATTCTCCTATACATATTTATAAAGTAAATGCCGATCAATTAGGAATAGTACAACAAGAAGTAAAAAATTATAGGAATAAACCTGATTTTACCATTAATATGCCAGCTTGGGAATTAAGTAAGTTTCCTCAAGAATGGGTAGCTAATTATGGTAATATTGATGAAGTTTGGGTAGAATCTAAATTTGTACAAGTTGCTTTACAAGCTAAACTTTCGCTTCCAGTTTTATTTATGCCACCAGCAGTAGTTATTGGAAATGTTAAAGCAGTAAATCGTGAATATTTCAACTTACCAAAAGATCGATTTTTATTTCATTTTAATTTTGATTTTGCCTCTTTTTCTAGTCGTAAAAATCCTGAAGCTGTTATCACTGCATATCGAAAGGCTTTTCGTCATCAAAAATCAGATATTTCTACTGGTTTAGTTATCAAAACTAGAGGTTATGATCCTGATAATAAAAACTATCAAAAATTGTTAGAAATAATTGAAGAAGAGGACGATATTATTGTTATCAATGAATATTTAAATCATAGTGAGGTTATGGCTTTAATGAATTGTTGTGACTGTTATGTATCCCTGCATTGTTCTGAGGGTTTTGGTTATACTTTAGCAGAAGCAATGTTATTAGGTAAACCAGTAATTGCTACTAATTATTCAGGTAACTGTGATTTTATCAATCAAGAAACAGGTTTCCCTGTAGATTATAAATTAGTTTCTTTAAAACCAGATGAATATCCTTTTGCACAAGGACAAAAATGGGCAAAACCTGACTTAAATCATGCTGCTTGGATTATGCAAAAAATAGTAGAAAATCATTCTGAAACTCAAAATATTGCTTTAGCTGGACAAAATAAAATAGCCGTTGATTATTCTCCTATAAATGCCGGTAAAAGATATATAAAACGTTTACAAAAATTAGGTTTAATTTAA
- a CDS encoding FkbM family methyltransferase produces MFISYAQNFEDVLLNRIFKDQKRGFYIDIGAHHPIYDSVTKAFYEKGWTGINIEPVSKFFHLLENDRPNDINLNIAISDQKGELNFHELLDTGLSTFDGEMAEKLAQKDGFSLHEYPVAMKTLADICRQYVNQPIDFLKIDVEGWEEKVILGNDWQNFRPKIILLEATIPNSPIKKETNISDFLASHNYQYIYFDGLNDFYLAKEFSHWCNFFTTPVNVFDNFIRFSEYDKKHHINNLENNIKIKDEELEDLTFKIGNLEKTIHINKNEKEDLNFQIKHLEQILVEQQKFIEKQNSEVLNIHHIIDKYHQDKISLENNLKYLQTQLEVNKEVIKAMESSKFWKLRKKWFKIKEKMGLSTD; encoded by the coding sequence ATGTTTATCTCTTACGCACAAAATTTTGAAGATGTTTTATTAAATCGTATTTTTAAAGATCAAAAAAGAGGTTTTTATATTGATATTGGGGCTCATCATCCCATTTATGATTCTGTTACAAAGGCTTTTTATGAAAAAGGATGGACAGGTATTAATATTGAACCAGTGTCTAAATTTTTTCACTTACTTGAAAATGATCGCCCCAATGATATTAATCTTAATATAGCGATTAGTGATCAAAAAGGAGAATTAAATTTTCATGAATTATTAGATACTGGATTATCAACTTTTGATGGTGAAATGGCGGAAAAATTAGCACAAAAAGATGGTTTTTCTTTACATGAATATCCTGTTGCGATGAAGACATTGGCTGATATTTGTCGTCAATATGTAAATCAACCCATTGATTTTTTAAAAATAGATGTTGAAGGTTGGGAAGAAAAAGTAATTTTAGGTAATGATTGGCAAAATTTTCGTCCAAAAATAATTCTTTTAGAGGCAACTATTCCTAATTCTCCTATTAAAAAAGAAACTAATATTTCTGATTTTTTAGCTAGTCATAATTATCAATATATTTATTTTGATGGTTTAAATGATTTTTATTTAGCCAAAGAATTTTCCCATTGGTGTAACTTTTTTACTACTCCAGTTAATGTATTTGATAATTTTATTCGTTTTTCAGAGTATGACAAAAAACATCATATTAATAATTTAGAAAATAACATTAAAATTAAAGATGAAGAATTAGAAGATTTAACATTTAAAATAGGTAACTTAGAAAAAACTATCCATATTAATAAAAATGAGAAAGAAGATTTAAACTTTCAAATTAAACATTTAGAACAAATATTAGTTGAACAACAAAAATTCATAGAAAAACAAAATAGTGAAGTTTTAAATATACATCATATTATTGATAAATATCATCAAGATAAAATTAGTTTAGAAAATAATTTAAAATATTTACAAACACAATTAGAGGTAAATAAAGAAGTAATTAAAGCAATGGAAAGTAGTAAATTTTGGAAACTAAGAAAAAAATGGTTTAAAATAAAAGAAAAAATGGGTTTATCCACTGATTAA